The Burkholderia ubonensis genome has a window encoding:
- a CDS encoding replication initiation protein has protein sequence MATKRAKKTDVDVVSASSAELRKAVEAIAIQPKSGKITLLTRKLFNVLLAVAQQADDSGDTYRALLSDIVANSAFDSNDTALVKEHLRRMVSVQVEWSTGTSSQKPGRKWGISTLIADAEILEDPATRRVWVEFSFAPKIKKKLLDPVQYARLSLQFQSQLRSSAGLALYEICVRYLTNPSHLTMREPWEWWRPILSGTPDTEAGDEAKREYKYFKRDYLRPAIAEVNAVTNIFVELIEHREGRRVAEIQFRVTERKQPMLALDEHPNVFDSTLVDRMVKLGIPLKEAQTLYADSEENRIRAALQMTEQRMRSTSLPPVRSAAALFKDALKKGYAPPVEAVDALPAGTTPGKAAAAQPDDLKARLLSEYAAYRRKEAKALYDEQGEAEREVARESFESEALPTMGSHLRDDWRKRGLDSKLTETAFFDWLARKTWGEPTDGDLLSFTLNQSRAA, from the coding sequence ATGGCCACGAAGCGCGCCAAGAAAACCGATGTGGATGTGGTGAGTGCCAGCTCAGCCGAATTGCGAAAGGCCGTCGAGGCGATCGCCATTCAGCCGAAAAGCGGCAAGATCACCCTCCTGACTCGCAAGCTGTTCAATGTCCTGCTGGCCGTGGCCCAGCAAGCCGACGACTCGGGCGATACTTATCGCGCGCTGCTGTCGGATATCGTTGCCAACTCCGCATTCGATTCGAACGATACCGCGCTCGTGAAGGAACACCTGCGCCGCATGGTGTCGGTGCAGGTCGAGTGGAGCACCGGCACGTCGAGCCAGAAGCCCGGCCGCAAGTGGGGGATCTCGACGTTGATCGCGGATGCGGAAATTCTCGAAGACCCGGCCACGCGCCGCGTGTGGGTCGAATTCTCGTTCGCACCGAAGATCAAGAAGAAACTGCTCGATCCAGTCCAGTACGCGCGCCTGAGCCTCCAATTCCAGAGCCAGCTGCGCAGCAGCGCAGGCCTCGCGCTATACGAGATCTGCGTGCGCTACCTGACGAACCCGAGCCACCTGACGATGCGCGAGCCGTGGGAATGGTGGCGGCCGATCCTGTCGGGCACGCCGGACACCGAAGCCGGCGACGAAGCGAAGCGCGAATACAAGTACTTCAAGCGCGACTACCTGCGCCCCGCGATCGCGGAGGTCAACGCGGTCACGAACATCTTCGTCGAGCTGATCGAGCATCGTGAAGGGCGGCGGGTCGCGGAGATCCAGTTCCGCGTCACTGAACGCAAGCAACCGATGCTGGCGCTCGACGAGCATCCGAACGTGTTCGACAGCACGCTGGTCGACCGGATGGTGAAGCTCGGCATTCCGTTGAAGGAAGCGCAGACGCTGTACGCGGATAGCGAAGAAAACCGCATCCGTGCAGCGCTGCAGATGACCGAGCAGCGGATGCGCAGCACGTCGCTGCCGCCGGTGCGCAGCGCGGCTGCGCTGTTCAAGGATGCGCTGAAGAAGGGCTATGCGCCGCCGGTGGAGGCCGTCGACGCGTTGCCGGCCGGCACGACGCCGGGCAAGGCCGCCGCGGCGCAGCCGGACGATCTGAAGGCACGGCTGCTGAGCGAATATGCCGCGTATCGGCGCAAGGAGGCGAAGGCGCTGTACGACGAGCAGGGTGAAGCGGAGCGCGAGGTGGCGCGCGAGTCGTTCGAATCGGAAGCACTGCCGACGATGGGCTCGCATCTGCGCGACGATTGGCGCAAGCGCGGCCTCGACTCCAAGCTGACCGAGACCGCATTCTTCGACTGGCTGGCCCGGAAGACCTGGGGCGAGCCGACCGACGGCGACCTGCTTTCCTTTACGCTGAATCAATCCCGGGCAGCCTGA
- a CDS encoding ParB/RepB/Spo0J family partition protein, protein MKPSQFAKGFQARPDMTTSEKRTALDRLNAIDGLVKSETPAPAAPKSAKKDSVTPPVPDITLDASTDESSQYRAWRLENRYAPGQVIELSLKAIKHSPFNPRHFYLKSSIAELAVNLAKQGQQQAIHVIPDYDNPGMYFVSDGGRRVRALKEANKESVKAIVIDLPIGIQSYKLGYDLNVQRDSQTVFDNAVVWRRFLDDKHFQSQKELAEHLGLDESTVAVALSIGKLPEAIMQEMVARPDRFGSNMAYQVGRYHNARGTDATLRLINKIVSDDLSTRQVSDIVKGRAAAQETPKPASRQRYAQRLEIKLGGKSVGDLKSYGEDRIELRLRGLPKEKRDAILEQLERMLLWD, encoded by the coding sequence ATGAAACCTTCCCAATTCGCCAAAGGATTCCAGGCGCGACCGGATATGACGACGAGTGAAAAGCGCACGGCCCTCGATCGGCTGAATGCGATCGACGGTCTCGTCAAATCGGAAACGCCCGCACCTGCAGCACCGAAATCAGCCAAGAAAGACAGCGTCACACCGCCGGTGCCGGACATCACCCTCGATGCGTCGACGGACGAATCGTCCCAATACCGTGCGTGGCGTCTCGAGAATCGCTATGCGCCCGGACAGGTGATCGAACTCTCGCTGAAGGCGATCAAGCACAGCCCGTTCAACCCGCGGCACTTCTATCTGAAATCGTCGATTGCCGAACTCGCGGTCAACCTCGCGAAGCAGGGGCAGCAGCAGGCAATTCACGTGATTCCCGACTACGACAATCCGGGCATGTATTTCGTCAGCGACGGCGGCCGTCGCGTGCGTGCGCTGAAGGAAGCGAACAAGGAATCGGTCAAGGCGATCGTGATTGATCTGCCGATCGGCATCCAGAGCTACAAGCTCGGCTACGACCTGAACGTCCAGCGCGATTCGCAGACCGTGTTCGACAACGCGGTCGTGTGGCGCCGATTCCTCGACGACAAGCACTTCCAGAGTCAAAAGGAACTGGCCGAACATCTCGGGCTCGACGAGTCGACGGTCGCCGTCGCGCTGTCGATCGGCAAGCTGCCGGAAGCGATCATGCAGGAAATGGTCGCACGCCCCGATCGCTTCGGTTCGAACATGGCGTATCAGGTCGGGCGCTATCACAACGCGCGCGGCACGGATGCGACGCTGCGGCTGATCAACAAGATCGTGTCGGACGACCTGAGCACGCGCCAGGTGTCCGACATCGTGAAAGGCCGAGCGGCCGCTCAGGAGACGCCGAAACCCGCCAGCCGTCAGCGCTATGCGCAACGGCTCGAGATCAAGCTCGGCGGCAAGTCGGTGGGTGATCTGAAGTCGTATGGGGAAGACCGCATCGAATTGCGGCTGCGCGGGCTGCCGAAGGAAAAGCGTGACGCGATCCTCGAGCAGCTCGAGCGGATGCTGTTGTGGGACTGA
- the parA gene encoding ParA family partition ATPase, which produces MAAEIIAVTQQKGGVGKSTIAMHLGAAFHEKGKRVLVVDADGQNTLVHWSSASGDSETGIPFPVVNLAEAGGQIHREIKKFINDYDIIVVDCPPSITEKVSGVVLLAASIAVIPTSSSPADYWSSVGLVKLIQQAQVMNEDLRAVFLLNKTEEKRMLTRELKRALEELGFPLLKTQIPTREAYKQAMALGQTVLQMNDRGAKLAAAEIRACADEIVAMLP; this is translated from the coding sequence TTGGCCGCGGAAATCATTGCAGTCACTCAACAAAAAGGCGGGGTCGGCAAAAGCACGATCGCCATGCACCTCGGCGCTGCATTTCACGAAAAAGGGAAGCGCGTCCTCGTCGTCGACGCCGATGGTCAAAACACCCTGGTCCACTGGTCCAGCGCATCGGGCGACAGCGAAACCGGCATCCCTTTCCCTGTCGTGAATCTTGCCGAAGCTGGCGGCCAGATCCACCGCGAGATCAAGAAGTTCATCAACGACTACGACATCATCGTCGTGGATTGCCCGCCGTCGATCACCGAGAAGGTCTCCGGCGTCGTCCTGCTCGCAGCATCGATCGCCGTCATCCCGACTTCGTCGTCGCCGGCCGATTACTGGTCGAGTGTTGGCCTGGTCAAGCTGATCCAGCAAGCGCAGGTCATGAACGAAGATCTGCGCGCCGTATTCCTGCTGAACAAGACCGAAGAGAAGCGCATGCTGACCCGCGAACTCAAGCGGGCGCTCGAGGAGCTCGGCTTCCCGTTGCTCAAGACGCAAATCCCGACGCGGGAAGCGTACAAGCAGGCGATGGCGCTCGGTCAGACCGTCCTGCAGATGAACGATCGCGGCGCGAAGCTCGCCGCCGCGGAAATTCGCGCATGCGCCGACGAGATCGTCGCGATGCTGCCCTGA